The Planococcus donghaensis genome contains a region encoding:
- the prfA gene encoding peptide chain release factor 1 — translation MFDRLQSVEDRYDRLNELLSDPDIVSDTNKLRDYSKEQSDLQETVEAYREYKDLTTQLAEAKAMFDEKMDADMREMVKEEVNELEQQVSVVEERLHKLLIPKDPNDDKNVIMEIRGAAGGDEAALFAGDLYRMYTRFAESNGWKVQVMDSNPTGLGGFKEIVFMITGKGAYSKMKYENGAHRVQRVPETESGGRIHTSTATVACLPEVEEVEVDIHENDIRTDTYASSGAGGQSVNTTMSAVRLTHLPTNTVVTCQDEKSQIKNKASAMKVLRARVYEKFQQEAQAEYDAVRKSAVGTGDRSERIRTYNFPQNRVTDHRIGLTIQKLDQILQGKMDEIVDALIIEEQSARMESLNNDQA, via the coding sequence ATGTTTGATCGATTACAATCAGTAGAAGATCGGTATGACCGTTTAAATGAATTGCTAAGTGATCCAGATATCGTCAGTGATACCAACAAGCTACGTGACTATTCTAAAGAACAATCAGACTTACAAGAAACGGTTGAAGCATACCGTGAATATAAAGATTTAACAACTCAATTGGCTGAAGCGAAAGCAATGTTTGATGAGAAAATGGATGCCGATATGCGTGAAATGGTCAAAGAGGAAGTTAATGAACTAGAACAACAGGTTTCTGTTGTAGAAGAACGTCTTCACAAATTATTGATCCCAAAAGATCCGAATGATGATAAAAACGTTATTATGGAAATTCGCGGAGCAGCAGGTGGAGACGAAGCGGCTTTGTTCGCTGGAGATTTATACCGCATGTACACGCGCTTTGCTGAATCTAACGGGTGGAAAGTTCAAGTAATGGATTCCAACCCGACTGGTCTTGGCGGATTCAAGGAAATCGTCTTTATGATTACCGGTAAAGGCGCATATTCAAAAATGAAATACGAAAACGGTGCACACCGTGTGCAACGAGTTCCAGAAACAGAATCCGGTGGGCGTATCCATACGTCAACTGCTACAGTGGCTTGTTTGCCAGAAGTTGAAGAAGTAGAAGTGGATATTCATGAAAACGACATCCGCACGGATACGTATGCATCTTCTGGAGCAGGTGGGCAATCGGTAAACACGACCATGTCAGCTGTCCGATTAACTCACCTTCCAACGAATACGGTAGTAACGTGTCAAGATGAGAAATCACAAATTAAAAACAAAGCGAGCGCTATGAAAGTATTGCGAGCGCGTGTTTATGAGAAATTCCAGCAAGAAGCTCAAGCTGAATACGATGCAGTTCGTAAATCAGCTGTTGGAACAGGTGACCGTTCTGAGCGAATCCGCACTTATAATTTCCCTCAAAACCGTGTAACTGATCACCGAATCGGCTTGACGATTCAAAAACTAGATCAGATTTTGCAAGGGAAAATGGATGAAATTGTGGATGCATTAATTATTGAAGAACAATCTGCGCGTATGGAAAGTCTCAATAATGACCAAGCTTAA
- the prmC gene encoding peptide chain release factor N(5)-glutamine methyltransferase, which yields MTKLKYVYEALKRASSFLQEHGREEGAARILLQHELGLSYSGLIGAMRDEITEAQFKNFWDTIEKHAKGIPVQHIKGTEEFYGRSFQVNADVLIPRPETEELIEETLQLIDRHMIKKELAIADIGTGSGVIAITMKCELPQAQVTATDISKPALQTAKQNAEELNALIDFRLGDLTKPIENQKWDVILSNPPYIAHAEAPGLSDSVRDFEPHNALFADNEGLALYENMAKQFPKMLNKPGIIGFEIGYQQGVAVEKMLKDAFPDAFVYCKKDINKNDRMVFAVIE from the coding sequence ATGACCAAGCTTAAGTATGTTTATGAGGCCCTGAAGAGGGCTTCTTCTTTTTTACAGGAACACGGCCGTGAAGAAGGAGCAGCACGTATTCTTCTTCAGCATGAACTGGGCCTTTCGTATTCTGGCTTAATCGGAGCGATGCGTGATGAAATTACTGAAGCGCAATTTAAGAATTTCTGGGACACTATAGAAAAACACGCAAAAGGTATCCCAGTGCAACATATAAAAGGAACCGAAGAATTTTACGGCAGATCCTTTCAAGTTAATGCAGATGTATTAATTCCAAGACCAGAAACAGAAGAGTTAATAGAAGAAACTTTGCAATTGATCGATCGCCATATGATAAAAAAAGAATTAGCAATTGCAGATATTGGCACGGGAAGTGGTGTAATCGCCATTACGATGAAATGTGAATTGCCACAAGCCCAAGTCACTGCTACAGATATTTCGAAGCCCGCGCTACAAACAGCAAAACAAAATGCAGAAGAGTTGAATGCTCTAATTGATTTTCGGTTAGGAGATTTAACAAAACCGATTGAAAATCAAAAATGGGACGTTATTTTATCCAATCCCCCTTACATTGCCCATGCCGAAGCGCCTGGATTATCAGATAGTGTTCGGGATTTTGAACCGCACAATGCCTTGTTTGCAGATAATGAAGGGTTAGCACTATATGAAAACATGGCAAAGCAATTTCCAAAAATGCTAAATAAACCTGGAATAATTGGCTTTGAAATAGGTTATCAACAAGGTGTAGCAGTTGAAAAAATGTTAAAAGATGCTTTTCCCGATGCTTTCGTCTATTGTAAAAAAGATATCAACAAAAACGACCGAATGGTTTTTGCGGTAATTGAGTAA
- a CDS encoding thymidine kinase, with the protein MYVMKQTGWVELICGSMFSGKSEELIRRVRRSQFAKQKIAVFKPKIDDRYSKEAVVSHNGATVIALPISRSSEMWDYITDEFDVIAIDEAQFFDEAIIENVQKLANHGFRVIVAGLDQDFRGRPFGPMPALLAIAEQVTKLQAVCTVCGSPASRTQRLIDGKPAGSDDPTILVGASEAYEPRCRHHHEVPTGVTVSE; encoded by the coding sequence ATGTATGTCATGAAACAAACAGGATGGGTCGAACTGATTTGCGGGAGTATGTTTTCTGGGAAATCAGAAGAATTGATCCGACGTGTTCGCCGTTCCCAATTCGCCAAACAAAAAATCGCTGTATTTAAACCAAAAATCGATGACCGTTATAGTAAAGAAGCGGTTGTTTCGCATAATGGTGCAACTGTTATTGCACTACCCATTTCTCGCTCTTCGGAAATGTGGGATTACATCACAGACGAATTTGATGTAATTGCTATTGATGAAGCTCAATTTTTCGATGAAGCCATTATCGAAAATGTTCAGAAACTCGCCAATCACGGTTTCCGCGTAATTGTTGCAGGACTCGACCAAGACTTTCGAGGCCGTCCGTTCGGACCGATGCCCGCACTACTCGCAATCGCTGAACAAGTAACCAAACTTCAAGCGGTCTGTACAGTTTGTGGTTCTCCAGCCAGCCGAACGCAACGTTTAATCGACGGAAAACCAGCAGGCTCAGATGATCCAACTATTTTAGTAGGTGCATCAGAAGCATACGAACCGCGCTGCCGCCACCACCACGAAGTTCCAACAGGTGTAACTGTTAGCGAATAA
- the rpmE gene encoding 50S ribosomal protein L31, which yields MKTGIHPDYKQATVTCSCGNSFTTGSVKENINVELCSECHPFYTGRQKFAAADGRVDRFNKKYGLKEEINE from the coding sequence ATGAAAACAGGAATTCACCCAGATTACAAACAAGCTACAGTAACTTGCTCATGTGGAAACTCTTTCACAACTGGTTCTGTAAAAGAAAACATCAACGTTGAGCTTTGCTCTGAATGTCATCCATTCTACACTGGACGTCAGAAGTTCGCAGCAGCAGATGGCCGCGTAGATCGTTTCAACAAAAAGTACGGCTTAAAAGAAGAAATCAACGAGTAA